A genomic segment from Vespa crabro chromosome 25, iyVesCrab1.2, whole genome shotgun sequence encodes:
- the LOC124432434 gene encoding uncharacterized protein LOC124432434: MFDLNLDTLSFECISNSVKSKIHLKNPLINKKKHEKEKEIIAKEVSSLKALFQLGTKIHPIKMDINSRLEHIENFALTNTLSPNLEKISQKVSYPTIEKDGEERDL; the protein is encoded by the exons atgttCGACTTGAATCTTGATACTTTATCGTTTGAGTGTATTTCTAATTCAGTGAAATCGAAAATACATTTAAAG AatccattaataaataaaaaaaagcacgaaaaggagaaagaaataattgcaAAAGAAGTTTCCTCGCTGAAAGCCCTCTTTCAACTAGGCACGAAGATTCATCCAATCAAGATGGATATAAATTCGCGTCTCGAACACATTGAAAACTTTGCTTTGACCAATACACTCTCGCCCAATCTCGAAAAGATCAGCCAAAAAGTTTCTTATCCTACAATCGAGAAAGATGGCGAAGAAAGAGACTTATAA
- the LOC124432426 gene encoding fatty acyl-CoA reductase wat-like isoform X1, which yields MKNNSENRFRKTNMIDVQPERGEQEIALSESSLRDATETKYAPVYIQPIGDNYELTPIQKFYNGQSIFITGGTGFIGKLLIEKLLRECPGITCIYLLIRAKKGKSVHQRMKELIGNSLFSTLREKQPTFQNRIVPINGDCTLPNLDISMVDRATLIREVSIIFHVAATVKFNEKIKLATEINVRSVKDIINLSKEMSKLKSVVHVSTAYSNCFHIPLEEKFYDPPIDPDKLINLVNSINEKLLDDITPQLLGIWPNTYVYTKTVAENLIRKHADSIPLGIFRPGMVISTYREPIRGWIDNRNGPTGITTNVFMGLMRIHHCDGSINMEIVPGDLTANGIIASAWDIANNRKSNEDIPIYNYVSKDNSFTFGSFLEKILTYGELVPSEKAIWCPIFDITKYRSMYLFYVYFLHLLPALIIDTLSLCTGKNPRLLRMYNKIHEMTDIVSYFCINEKKFTNERWNELLKKLTLEDRELFYCDMKDLVWNTYFETYFTGVRKYILKDPIETLPQARIKRRRFYLMHQGLKLLIACVLFIITWTMMSRLLVTFGSP from the exons atgaaaaataattctgaAA ATCGatttagaaaaacaaatatgataGACGTACAGCCAGAAAGAGGTGAACAAGAAATAGCCCTATCGGAAAGTTCTTTGAGAGATGCTACGGAAACTAAATATGCACCTGTATATATTCAACCCATCGGGGATAATTACGAACTTACACCCattcaaaaattttacaatggtcaaagtatttttataactgGTGGAACAGGATTCATAGGGAAGTTATTGATCGAGAAATTGTTAAGAGAATGTCCCGGTATCACTTGCATTTACCTTTTGATACgtgcaaaaaaaggaaaaagtgtgCATCAACGCATGAAAGAACTAATCGGAAATTCT TTATTTTCCACtttgagagagaaacaacCAACATTCCAGAATCGTATAGTTCCAATCAATGGCGATTGTACCTTGCCGAATCTCGATATCTCAATGGTCGATAGAGCTACATTAATACGCGAGGtctcaattatttttcatgtcGCCGCAACCGTTAAGTtcaacgagaaaataaaattggcgACAGAAATCAACGTTCGAAgtgtaaaagatataataaatttgtccAAAGAAATGTCAAAACTGAAG AGTGTTGTGCACGTATCAACGGCTTATTCCAATTGTTTTCATATTCCACTTGAGGAGAAATTTTATGACCCACCGATAGATCCCGACAAGTTGATAAATTTGGTGAActctataaatgaaaaattgctCGACGATATTACCCCACA ATTACTCGGAATATGGCCAAATACTTATGTTTATACGAAAACAGTCGCAGAGAATCTTATAAGAAAGCATGCTGATTCTATACCGCTGGGAATATTTCGGCCAGGAATGG TTATATCCACGTATCGAGAACCTATCCGAGGATGGATCGACAACAGGAACGGACCAACAGGAATCACAACAAATGTTTTTATGGGATTAATGCGAATTCACCATTGCGATGGATCGATAAATATGGAGATAGTACCTGGAGATTTGACCGCTAATGGAATAATCGCTAGCGCATGGGATATTGCAAATAATCGAAA aTCCAACGAAGATATTCCCATTTACAATTACGTATCAAAGGACAATTCATTCACTTTCGGAAGCTTTTTGGAAAAGATACTTACATATGGAGAATTGGTACCGTCTGAAAAGGCAATTTGGTGTCCCATCTTTGACATAacaaaatatcgatcgatgtaTCTTTtctacgtatattttttacatttactaCCAGCTCTTATAATCGATACACTCTCTTTGTGCACGGGTAAAAACCCAAG GTTACTcagaatgtataataaaattcacgaAATGACAGATATAGTtagttatttttgtattaacgaaaaaaaatttacgaatgAAAGATGGAACGAATTGTTGAAGAAGTTAACGCTCGAAGATCGTGAATTATTCTATTGTGATATGAAGGATCTCGTTTGGAATACTTATTTTGAAACATACTTCACAGgtgtaagaaaatatatcttaaaGGATCCTATTGAAACACTCCCACAAGCTCGTATAAAAAGGCGAag gTTTTATCTGATGCATCAAGGATTGAAACTTCTTATCGCCTGTGTCCTATTTATCATCACATGGACTATGATGTCCAGGCTACTTGTAACATTTGGATCTCCGTAA
- the LOC124432426 gene encoding fatty acyl-CoA reductase wat-like isoform X2: MIDVQPERGEQEIALSESSLRDATETKYAPVYIQPIGDNYELTPIQKFYNGQSIFITGGTGFIGKLLIEKLLRECPGITCIYLLIRAKKGKSVHQRMKELIGNSLFSTLREKQPTFQNRIVPINGDCTLPNLDISMVDRATLIREVSIIFHVAATVKFNEKIKLATEINVRSVKDIINLSKEMSKLKSVVHVSTAYSNCFHIPLEEKFYDPPIDPDKLINLVNSINEKLLDDITPQLLGIWPNTYVYTKTVAENLIRKHADSIPLGIFRPGMVISTYREPIRGWIDNRNGPTGITTNVFMGLMRIHHCDGSINMEIVPGDLTANGIIASAWDIANNRKSNEDIPIYNYVSKDNSFTFGSFLEKILTYGELVPSEKAIWCPIFDITKYRSMYLFYVYFLHLLPALIIDTLSLCTGKNPRLLRMYNKIHEMTDIVSYFCINEKKFTNERWNELLKKLTLEDRELFYCDMKDLVWNTYFETYFTGVRKYILKDPIETLPQARIKRRRFYLMHQGLKLLIACVLFIITWTMMSRLLVTFGSP, translated from the exons atgataGACGTACAGCCAGAAAGAGGTGAACAAGAAATAGCCCTATCGGAAAGTTCTTTGAGAGATGCTACGGAAACTAAATATGCACCTGTATATATTCAACCCATCGGGGATAATTACGAACTTACACCCattcaaaaattttacaatggtcaaagtatttttataactgGTGGAACAGGATTCATAGGGAAGTTATTGATCGAGAAATTGTTAAGAGAATGTCCCGGTATCACTTGCATTTACCTTTTGATACgtgcaaaaaaaggaaaaagtgtgCATCAACGCATGAAAGAACTAATCGGAAATTCT TTATTTTCCACtttgagagagaaacaacCAACATTCCAGAATCGTATAGTTCCAATCAATGGCGATTGTACCTTGCCGAATCTCGATATCTCAATGGTCGATAGAGCTACATTAATACGCGAGGtctcaattatttttcatgtcGCCGCAACCGTTAAGTtcaacgagaaaataaaattggcgACAGAAATCAACGTTCGAAgtgtaaaagatataataaatttgtccAAAGAAATGTCAAAACTGAAG AGTGTTGTGCACGTATCAACGGCTTATTCCAATTGTTTTCATATTCCACTTGAGGAGAAATTTTATGACCCACCGATAGATCCCGACAAGTTGATAAATTTGGTGAActctataaatgaaaaattgctCGACGATATTACCCCACA ATTACTCGGAATATGGCCAAATACTTATGTTTATACGAAAACAGTCGCAGAGAATCTTATAAGAAAGCATGCTGATTCTATACCGCTGGGAATATTTCGGCCAGGAATGG TTATATCCACGTATCGAGAACCTATCCGAGGATGGATCGACAACAGGAACGGACCAACAGGAATCACAACAAATGTTTTTATGGGATTAATGCGAATTCACCATTGCGATGGATCGATAAATATGGAGATAGTACCTGGAGATTTGACCGCTAATGGAATAATCGCTAGCGCATGGGATATTGCAAATAATCGAAA aTCCAACGAAGATATTCCCATTTACAATTACGTATCAAAGGACAATTCATTCACTTTCGGAAGCTTTTTGGAAAAGATACTTACATATGGAGAATTGGTACCGTCTGAAAAGGCAATTTGGTGTCCCATCTTTGACATAacaaaatatcgatcgatgtaTCTTTtctacgtatattttttacatttactaCCAGCTCTTATAATCGATACACTCTCTTTGTGCACGGGTAAAAACCCAAG GTTACTcagaatgtataataaaattcacgaAATGACAGATATAGTtagttatttttgtattaacgaaaaaaaatttacgaatgAAAGATGGAACGAATTGTTGAAGAAGTTAACGCTCGAAGATCGTGAATTATTCTATTGTGATATGAAGGATCTCGTTTGGAATACTTATTTTGAAACATACTTCACAGgtgtaagaaaatatatcttaaaGGATCCTATTGAAACACTCCCACAAGCTCGTATAAAAAGGCGAag gTTTTATCTGATGCATCAAGGATTGAAACTTCTTATCGCCTGTGTCCTATTTATCATCACATGGACTATGATGTCCAGGCTACTTGTAACATTTGGATCTCCGTAA